Within Sulfurimonas sp. hsl 1-7, the genomic segment TGGTGTCAAAAATGACACTATTCACTCAGTAAATGAAAGAACTTCAAAAAAAGAGGTTGAGGACTTATGTCAAGTTTTCAAAACTTTGATTGAAATATGGGATAAGTAATATGAAAAAAATAGTTTTAATTTTAGCCATAACCTATTCATTATTCGCTTCAGGAATTGACTGGCCACATGATTATAAACAAGCATTGGTAGAGGCAAAAAAATCAAATAAGCTTGTGTATGTACTTTTAACATCGGATAATTGTAGATGGTGTAGAAGATTTGAGAACACAACTCTTCAAGAAAAAGCTATACAAGAGAGATTGGCACAAGAGTTTATTGTTGTTCATATCTCCAGAGATCGTGATTTTGTACCAAAGAATTTTGAAACAACACCGGTTCCGAGACACTATTTTGTAAATAGCGACGGAGAGATTGTATATGAATCTTTAGGACACCGTGGTGTTGAATGTTTTGAAGCATTCATGGACGGTGCTCAAGATGAGATAAAAGTAAATAAATAAGGAGAAAAATAAATGAAATTTGTACAAACTAATAATGCACCTTCAGCGATAGGACCATACTCTCAAGCAGTAGCGGTAAACGGTATGGTTTACACTTCAGGGCAGATAGCCCTTAAACCGGATGGGAGTGATGAACTACTCAAAGAAGATGTAGTGGTTCAAGCTGTTCAGGTACTAAGAAACCTAGAGGCAGTTTTAACTGAAGCAGGAAGTGCTATGGATAAAGTTATTAAAACAACAATCTTTTTAGCAGATATGGATGACTTTGTAACAGTAAATGAGATCTATGCGGAAGCTTTCGGTACTCATAAACCGGCACGCTCAACAGTTGCGGTAAAAACTTTACCAAAAAACGCACTTGTTGAGATAGATGCTATAGCTTTATTAAACGATTAAACTAAACTTAAAGCTTAGTTGGGTATAATTCCGCACTTTTTGTAGAAATACATATATATAATTTAAGGACCATAGATGTACGCAATTATTAAAAATGGTGGTAAGCAATATAAAGTTCAAGAGGGTGATGTTCTAGATTTTGACAGAATGTCTCTTGAGCCAGAAGCTACTATTGAGATCAAAGAAGTTTTAGCAGTAAATGCTGGTGAGCTTAAAGTTGGAGCTCCATATGTAGATGGCGCTGTTGTAACTGCTGAGGTAATTAGTGAAGGTCGTGACAAAAAAGTTATCACTTTCAAAAAACGTCGTCGTAAAGACAGTAAAGTAAAACGTGGTTTCAGAAGAGATCACACTCGTGTTCGTATCACGAAAATCGCTGCATAAGCTTTAAACTAATAGAGGAGACGCAAGATGGCACATAAGAAAGGTCAGGGTAGTACACAGAATAACCGTGATTCAGCAGGTCGTAGACTTGGTGTAAAAAAATTTGGTGGTGAAAGTGTTGTTGCTGGTAACATCATTATTCGTCAAAGAGGAACAAAAGTTCACCCAGGTAAAAACGTAGGTATGGGTAAAGATCACACTATCTATGCTTTAGTTGACGGTGTTGTTACTTTTGAAAGAAAAGATAAGAAACGTAAACAAGTTTCTATCGTTCCTGCTGCATAATTCTACTTTTAATATTTGAGCTTCGGCTCAGATATTTTTTTAACTTCGGAAAATTTTCCAAAATACTCAAATTTAAAATATTTAATAATCTACTTTATAAACGTTTAGTGTATTGTTAAGTATTCGTTGGTTAATATTTGAAAAAAATATTGACTTTTTAAAACTAAATATTAATATTAGGAGTTCACTTGTTCACAGATAGTGTCGAATTAACAGTCTCATCGGGAAAAGGTGGTATGGGTTGTGTAGCTTTTCGTCGTGAAAAGTTTGTACTAAACGGTGGTCCAAACGGTGGTGACGGTGGAAAAGGTGGAGACATCTGGTTCAAGTGTGATAACAATACACACACACTTTCCCATTTTCAGAGAAAAATGCATATAAAAGCAGATAACGGTCGTCCGGGTGAAGGCTCAAATATGACGGGAAAATCT encodes:
- the rpmA gene encoding 50S ribosomal protein L27; its protein translation is MAHKKGQGSTQNNRDSAGRRLGVKKFGGESVVAGNIIIRQRGTKVHPGKNVGMGKDHTIYALVDGVVTFERKDKKRKQVSIVPAA
- a CDS encoding RidA family protein, which encodes MKFVQTNNAPSAIGPYSQAVAVNGMVYTSGQIALKPDGSDELLKEDVVVQAVQVLRNLEAVLTEAGSAMDKVIKTTIFLADMDDFVTVNEIYAEAFGTHKPARSTVAVKTLPKNALVEIDAIALLND
- the rplU gene encoding 50S ribosomal protein L21, producing MYAIIKNGGKQYKVQEGDVLDFDRMSLEPEATIEIKEVLAVNAGELKVGAPYVDGAVVTAEVISEGRDKKVITFKKRRRKDSKVKRGFRRDHTRVRITKIAA
- a CDS encoding thioredoxin family protein codes for the protein MKKIVLILAITYSLFASGIDWPHDYKQALVEAKKSNKLVYVLLTSDNCRWCRRFENTTLQEKAIQERLAQEFIVVHISRDRDFVPKNFETTPVPRHYFVNSDGEIVYESLGHRGVECFEAFMDGAQDEIKVNK